One window from the genome of Podospora pseudocomata strain CBS 415.72m chromosome 6, whole genome shotgun sequence encodes:
- the CAT2 gene encoding Carnitine O-acetyltransferase mitochondrial (EggNog:ENOG503NUG1; COG:I), whose product MFAAIARTARTEARSPALRNIIPRQTQTPLRLATMASRRNNSSLPAGYVEDKSKGPMLRFQDSLPKLPVPTLEETAARYLKSLKPLLSPAELEKSTKAVQEFIAPNGPGRKLQEKLLARREDPKHKNWIYEWWNDAAYLSYRDPVVPYVSYFYSHRDDKRRRDPAKRAAAITTAALEFKKQVDTGTLEPEYMKKLPICMDSYKWMFNCSRVAAKPADYPVKFDPAQNKHILVIRKNQFFKVAHEVNGQQLNTSELEQAFRRVYELAGQRVPAVGALTSENRDVWTDARAKLLSADPKNAQSLEAIESASFVVCLDDAAPVTLEERAHAYWHGDGQNRWYDKPLQFIVNDNGTSGFMGEHSMMDGTPTHRLNDFVNDVIFNNKLDFADPTVRSNLPEPQVVKFVVNKEVQSEIDRAITDFNNVIGQHQLAVQAYQGYGKGLIKKFKCSPDAYVQMIIQLAYFKMYGKNRPTYESAATRRFQQGRTETCRTVSEESANWCKSMADPAIPDSEKVTLFRKAIDGHLEYISAASDGKGVDRHLFGLKRLLGKGEEVPALYQDPAYGYSSSWYLSTSQLSSEFFNGYGWSQVIDEGFGIAYMINENSLNFNIVSKGLGSEKMSYYLSEAAGEMRDLLIPTLEAPKAKI is encoded by the exons ATGTTTGCCGCGATCGCAAGGACCGCAAGGACAGAGGCTCGGTCGCCCGCTCTTAGGAATATCATTCCCAGACAAACCCAGACGCCACTG AGATTGGCAACAATGGCTTCCAGAAGGAACAACTCCTCCCTGCCCGCCGGCTACGTCGAGGACAAGTCCAAGGGCCCAATGCTCCGCTTCCAAgactccctccccaagctccccGTCCCAACCCTCGAAGAGACCGCGGCCCGGTACCTCAAGTCCCTCAagcctctcctctcccccgccgagctcgagaagagCACAAAGGCGGTCCAGGAGTTCATCGCCCCCAACGGCCCCGGCCGCAAGCTCCAGGAGaagctcctcgcccgccGCGAGGACCCCAAGCACAAGAACTGGATCTACGAGTGGTGGAACGACGCCGCTTACCTCTCCTACCGCGACCCCGTCGTCCCTTATGTCAGCTACTTTTACTCTCACCGCGATGACAAGCGCCGCCGCGACCCTGCCAAGCGCGCGGcggccatcaccaccgccgcgcTCGAGTTCAAGAAGCAGGTTGACACGGGCACGCTGGAGCCCGAGTACATGAAGAAGCTGCCGATTTGCATGGATAGCTACAAGTGGATGTTCAACTGCAGCCGTGTGGCTGCCAAGCCGGCGGATTACCCCGTCAAGTTTGACCCGGCGCAGAACAAGCACATTTTGGTGATCCGCAAGAACCAGTTCTTCAAGGTCGCGCACGAGGTCAACGGGCAGCAGCTTAATACCTCTGAGCTGGAGCAGGCGTTCCGTCGGGTTTATGAGCTCGCCGGGCAGCGGGTTCCTGCTGTTGGCGCCCTGACGTCGGAGAACAGAGATGTCTGGACCGACGCGCGCGCGAAGCTCTTGTCTGCCGACCCCAAGAACGCCCAGTCCCTCGAGGCGATCGAGTCGGCTTCGTTTGTCGTCTGCCTTGACGATGCGGCTCCTGTGACGCTTGAGGAGCGCGCGCATGCTTACTGGCATGGTGACGGGCAGAACAGGTGGTATGACAAGCCGCTTCAATTCATTGTCAACGACAATGGCACGTCGGGTTTCATGGGGGAGCACTCCATGATGGACGGCACGCCCACACACAGGCTGAATGACTTTGTCAACGACGTCAttttcaacaacaagctcgaCTTTGCCGACCCGACTGTCCGGAGCAATCTGCCCGAGCCTCAGGTTGTCAAGTTTGTCGTCAACAAGGAGGTGCAGTCCGAAATCGACAGGGCCATCACCGACTTCAACAACGTCATtggccagcaccagctcgcGGTGCAGGCGTACCAGGGATACGGCAAGGGCCTGATCAAGAAGTTCAAGTGCAGCCCCGACGCGTACGTGCAGATGATCATCCAGCTGGCGTATTTCAAGATGTACGGCAAGAACAGGCCTACGTATGAGTCTGCCGCTACCAGACGCTTCCAACAAGGCCGTACCGAGACTTGCAGGACTGTTTCCGAGGAGTCAGCGAACTGGTGCAAGAGCATGGCTGATCCTGCCATTCCCGACTCTGAAAAGGTGACCCTGTTCAGAAAGGCGATTGATGGGCACTTGGAGTACATCTCTGCCGCGAGCGACGGCAAGGGCGTGGACAGGCATTTGTTTGGCctgaagaggttgttgggcaagggggaggaggtgccaGCTCTGTATCAGGATCCGGCGTATGGGTATTCTAGCTCGTGGTACCTCAGCACCAGCCAGCTGTCGAGCGAGTTTTTTAACGGGTACGGGTGGAGTCAGGTTATTGAtgaggggtttgggattgCGTATATGATTAATGAGAAtag CTTGAACTTCAACATTGTCAGCAAGGGCCTCGGGAGCGAAAAGATGAGCTACTACCTCAGCGAGGCGGCCGGCGAGATGAGGGACTTGTTGATTCCTACTCTTGAGGcgcccaaggccaagatctGA
- the BRO1_1 gene encoding bck1-like resistance to osmotic shock (COG:U; EggNog:ENOG503NUGR): MAQAPMIAVPLKATNEIDWISPLKSYIQNTYGDDPERYAEECAAINRLRQDMRGAGKDSTAGRDLLYRYYGQLELLDLRFPVDEQHIKISFTWFDAFTHKPTSQHSLAFEKASIIFNISAVLSCHAAHQTRTEESGLKTAYHSFQASAGMFTYINENFLHAPSADLSRETVKTLINIMLAQAQEVFLEKQITDQKKVGLLAKLASQAATLYGQAAEGVQDNVNRAIFEKVWLQMVQAKYNLMTSMAQYFQALADDDANSHGMAIARLQVAEALARDANKISHSFPGTLPPNANLNADTPYILQEITKRHWVAVQDKLRELNKDNDFIYHQPVPAEAGVPPVAKLPAAKPIPVSELYAGQDISRITGPDLFAKIVPLAVTESASLYDEEKAKLVRAETERVDQANSEMAASLDYLRLPGALQVLKGGFDQEILPDEDFRTWCVDVADHENPGTIFDSLHGQKQAIMTVLDRSAKQLDMEESVCEKMRSKYDSEWTQQPSSRLTTTLRSDIRGYREALDEAARSDQQLFTKLRQNQNEFDEMRLAAETGEVDALFQRAVNKGRKASNTNSPSTEPNLLDADFDDGGPSVVEQIAKVEDILKKLNLIKRERTQVLKDLKEKAHNDDISQILILNKKSIVKHEQQLFQQELEKFRPYQTRLVQATHKQAAIMRELTVTFNNLLQDKRVRAEQSKYESIQRTRASVIGRYKRAYQEFLDLEAGLQSAKNWYKEMRETVESMEKNVDTFVNNRRSEGAQLLNQIEQARAASKSSQAALEQERLRGLMERMSMEQPPSPPKQSRPAPAPLTFNTGPAYHKSSYSSGQHTLPSSPPPTQTTYGHHQQQSSQSGFNTIYNPSSHGRIPGPASPPATQSTFNLGGHMRGPASPPPNQTSFGHNTYGNPNAPPQGYQQPPPQQQQQAGGGGYVPPNFVPPPPPPGPPPLGPQQMINYGDGYYNPNAPPRPGSASQHQHQHQHQHQHQQQQQQQHQLYQGQVGYPNPNQGGGAGQDPWAGLNAWK; the protein is encoded by the exons ATGGCACAAGCGCCCATGATCGCCGTGCCTCTCAAGGCCACAAACGAGATCGACTGGATCTCGCCCCTCAAGTCGTATATCCAGAATACCTACGGCGATGACCCGGAGCGCTACGCAGAAGAATGCGCCGCCATCAACCGGTTACGCCAGGACATGCGTGGTGCTGGTAAGGACAGCACCGCTGGCAGGGACCTGTTGTACCGGTACTATGGCCAGCTAGAGCTTCTGGACCTCCGTTTCCCGGTTGACGAGCAGCACATCAAGATCTCCTTTACATG GTTCGATGCCTTCACGCACAAGCCCACTTCGCAACACTCGCTGGCGTTTGAGAAGGCCTCTATCATCTTCAATATCTCGGCCGTACTCTCCTGTCATGCTGCCCATCAGACTCGAACCGAAGAATCCGGCCTGAAAACCGCCTACCATTCTTTCCAGGCCTCGGCTGGCATGTTTACTTATATCAACGAAAACTTCCTCCATGCGCCATCGGCAGACCTGAGTCGGGAAACGGTCAAAACCCTGATCAATATCATGCTGGCACAGGCGCAGGAGGTGTTCCTCGAGAAACAGATCACAGACCAGAAAAAGGTTGGGTTATTGGCCAAGCTCGCGAGTCAAGCAGCTACTCTGTACGGACAAGCAGCCGAGGGTGTCCAGGACAATGTCAACAGGGCCATTTTCGAAAAGGTCTGGCTTCAGATGGTGCAAGCCAAGTACAACCTCATGACATCGATGGCGCAATACTTCCAGGCCTTGGCGGACGACGATGCGAACTCGCACGGTATGGCTATTGCACGTCTACAGGTGGCGGAGGCACTTGCCCGTGATGCGAACAAAATCTCTCACAGTTTCCCGGGGACGTTGCCTCCGAACGCAAACTTGAACGCGGATACGCCTTACATATTGCAGGAAATCACCAAGAGGCACTGGGTGGCGGTTCAGGACAAGCTACGTGAGCTTAACAAGGACAACGATTTCATCTACCATCAGCCAGTACCTGCCGAAGCAGGTGTCCCACCTGTGGCCAAGCTGCCTGCTGCGAAGCCTATCCCAGTGAGCGAGCTCTACGCTGGGCAAGACATCTCCCGAATTACCGGGCCAGATCTGTTTGCCAAAATTGTGCCGTTGGCGGTCACTGAGTCGGCCAGCTTGTACGACGAAGAGAAGGCGAAGTTGGTCAGAGCTGAGACAGAGCGGGTTGATCAAGCTAACAGCGAGATGGCTGCGAGTTTGGATTATTTGAGGCTGCCAGGTGCTCTTCAAGTTCTGAAGGGTGGCTTTGATCAGGAAATTCTTCCCGATGAAGATTTCAGGACATGGTGTGTGGACGTTGCGGACCACGAGAATCCCGGGACGATATTCGACTCTTTGCATGGTCAGAAACAGGCTATCATGACTGTTTTGGACAGGAGCGCAAAACAACTAGATATGGAGGAAAGTGTGTGTGAAAAGATGAGGTCGAAATATGATAGCGAGTGGACCCAGCAGCCAAGCTCGCGACTTACTACGACTCTACGGAGTGATATTCGAGGCTATCGGGAAGCTTTGGACGAGGCAGCACGGAGCGATCAACAACTGTTCACCAAGTTGCGGCAAAACCAGAACGAGTTTGACGAGATGCGTCTTGCTGCAGAGACTGGCGAGGTGGATGCGTTGTTCCAGAGGGCGGTTAATAAAGGGCGCAAAGCCAGCAATACGAATAGCCCGTCGACTGAACCCAATCTTTTGGATGCCgattttgatgatgggggacCGAGCGTTGTTGAGCAGATTGccaaggtggaggatatCCTCAAGAAGCTGAATCTGATCAAAAGGGAACGGACCCAAGTGCTCAAGgacttgaaggagaag GCGCACAATGATGACATCTCTCAAATCTTGATTTTGAACAAGAAGAGCATTGTCAAGCACGAGCAGCAGCTGTTTCAACAGGAGCTCGAGAAGTTCAGGCCTTACCAGACCCGTCTCGTTCAAGCTACTCACAAGCAGGCGGCGATTATGCGGGAGTTGACAGTAAcgttcaacaacctccttcaGGATAAGCGGGTCCGCGCGGAGCAGAGCAAATACGAATCAATTCAGAGGACGAGAGCTTCCGTCATCGGCAGATACAAGCGGGCATATCAGGAGTTCCTGGACTTGGAGGCTGGTCTCCAGAGCGCCAAGAATTGGTACAAGGAGATGAGGGAAACGGTGGAGAGCATGGAGAAGAATGTTGACACGTTTGTCAACAACCGGCGGTCTGAAGGAGCGCAGTTGCTCAACCAAATCGAACAGGCCCGGGCAGCAAGCAAGAGCTCACAGGCTGCGTTGGAGCAGGAGCGGTtaagggggttgatggagcGCATGTCGATGGAAcaaccaccctcacctcccaagcAGTCGAGACCGGCGCCGGCACCGCTCACCTTCAACACCGGGCCGGCGTATCACAAGAGCAGCTACTCCTCCGGGCAGCATACACTCCCCAGCTCTCCACCCCCGACCCAGACCACCTACGggcatcaccagcaacagtCGAGCCAGTCGGGGTTCAACACCATCTACAACCCTAGCTCTCACGGCCGTATCCCAGGCCCGGCATCTCCTCCGGCAACACAGTCGACTTTCAATCTTGGGGGACACATGCGCGGACCGGCTTCCCCGCCACCGAACCAGACTTCGTTTGGCCACAACACGTATGGGAATCCCAACGCACCACCACAAGGCTATcagcaaccacctcctcagcagcagcagcaagctggtggtggtgggtatgTACCGCCTAACTTTGtgcctccgccaccaccacctggaCCGCCACCGCTGGGGCCGCAGCAGATGATCAACTATGGGGATGGGTATTATAACCCGAATGCGCCGCCGAGACCGGGGTCGGCTtcgcagcaccagcaccagcaccagcaccagcaccagcaccagcagcaacagcaacagcaacatcagTTGTATCAGGGACAGGTGGGATATCCGAATCCCAAtcaggggggtggtgctgggcaGGATCCTTGGGCTGGGTTGAATGCGTGGAAAtaa
- a CDS encoding hypothetical protein (COG:Q; EggNog:ENOG503NZ3H): MAFERLVRFVPKGDTSRVLVGEPVDSSVDVGLAVYKGEEVQVKVYSGSSVLDAGSPTGETAVIGQILSPVTANEAGTIRCIGLNQYKRHAEEAKMSIPDIPTLFLKPPTCLAGPYPEPTIIPKHTIASDSADYESELAIILGKEAKNVSEADALDYVLGYTACNDISSRASQFAQTQWCYSKGFDGACPIGPVLVSKDVIKDVGKLRLRGLKNGKAVQDSPLTDLIFSVEQIVSFVSQGTTLPKGTVIITGTPAGVGFAHKPQELLHDGDEFIVEIQPHIGSLVNKLQNEK, translated from the exons ATGGCTTTTGAGC GTCTCGTCAGATTTGTGCCCAAGGGCGACACCAGTAGGGTCCTGGTTGGAGAGCCAGTAGACAGCTCTGTCGATGTCGGTCTCGCTGTCTacaagggagaggaggtccAGGTCAAGGTTTACAGCGGAAGCTCCGTTCTCGATGCCGGCTCACCAACGGGCGAGACCGCGGTCATCGGCCAGATCCTCTCGCCCGTAACGGCCAACGAGGCAGGCACAATCCGCTGCATCGGGTTGAAC CAGTACAAGCGCCacgccgaggaggccaagatgAGCATCCCCGATATCCCGACCCTCTTCCTGAAGCCCCCTACCTGCCTTGCCGGCCCCTACCCAGaacccaccatcatccccaagcaCACCATCGCCTCCGACTCGGCCGACTACGAGTCCGAgctcgccatcatcctcggcaaggaggccaagaacgTCTCTGAGGCTGACGCTCTCGACTACGTTCTCGGATACACAGCCTGCAACGACATCTCCTCCCGTGCCTCCCAGTTTGCCCAGACGCAGTGGTGCTACTCCAAGGGTTTCGACGGCGCCTGCCCTATCGGCCCCGTGTTGGTCTCCAAGGATGTTATCAAGGATGTCGGCAAGCTCAGACTCAGAGGGTTGAAGAACGGAAAGGCAGTTCAGGACAGCCCGCTCACTGATCTCATCTTCTCCGTCGAGCAGATCGTCAGCTTTGTGTCACAAGGCACGACTCTGCCCAAGGGCacagtcatcatcactggcACCCCCGCTGGTGTCGGCTTTGCTCACAAGCCTCAGGAGCTTCTCCATGACGGTGACGAGTTTATTGTTGAGATTCAGCCACATATCGGCAGCTTGGTGAACAAGCTGCAGAACGAGAAATAG
- a CDS encoding hypothetical protein (EggNog:ENOG503P497), whose amino-acid sequence MSQPLGPFKLVTVNTAPERAYRLIGRVVENVKDKYTIIHAGNAESIDKVKETVEAAQPNVLFTASMWTPEQAAEIIAIAKEIVPDLKTFSLPQGLQVDKGPDAVVEYIEENLPGLLE is encoded by the exons ATGTCTCAACCACTCGGCCCCTTCAAGCTCGTCACCGTCAACACGGCCCCCGAGCGCGCCTATCGGCTCATCGGCCGGGTTGTGGAGAATGTCAAGGACAAGTACACCATCATCCACGCTGGCAATGCAGAGA GCATTGACAAAGTAAAAGAAACTGTCGAGGCAGCTCAGCCCAACGTCCTG TTCACTGCCTCCATGTGGACCCCCGAGCAAGCAGCCGagatcatcgccatcgccaaagaAATCGTCCCAGACCTCAAGACTTTCTCCCTGCCTCAGGGGTTGCAGGTGGACAAGGGGCCTGACGCGGTGGTGGAGTACATCGAGGAGAATTTGCCTGGTTTGCTTGAGTAG
- the EXO70 gene encoding exocyst complex component exo70 (COG:U; BUSCO:EOG092612J3; EggNog:ENOG503NZNS) — translation MAVGLANGRPAADEEARAEVDVLNSRLEKTTQLTKKIQACLGRLEATGKSVRDVAGPLNGETRRLQILGNNIDSVIAAIERLRQPADSKNDEEQIIRMGPDKAGLSNYLGSIKRLNKALDDMKASNLRSTQQTVAELQRLVKLGNSQLENAFDKLLRSETPRMIEPLHFITKNKAFPVLSQDKFNKLGLMNSFVNQQTAGANPPQESPVAKIYAEIRSQYLSSSLVNMAAASSNTAKKKNPDAIYRAGTNGIGTYAQAMEGLFLSEYENICNIFTREDWGSVFQATCQPALVELGRTLRELNGHIKQHMNTDCYLAYEIVEIISALSNNLEAKTGELKSSLAASLKPVRETAKSSLAELLEDTKRRVNSLQTLPQDGAPIPIISETMQRLQTMVDFLRPISSIMVSLGDGNWKSVSASRSGAVGDAIPSLASFDVGADGKEIFAHYCIDTIEALMMSLDGRARLILQKKPVMGVFLANSVVIIERMILQSDLGPLLQGRLGVLEAWRKKATSLYMEACKDVSVHLFDMIKTGQGGRSGGGRPTSGQGAVDSASIMKGLGSKDKAEIKEKFQLFNAGFEDMVQKHKSYSMEKEVRGQFAKDMQNMIEPLYCRFWDRYHEIDKGKKGGQGRVKWDKGGIAAVFQGLY, via the exons ATGGCTGTCGGGCTTGCCAATGGCCGACCGGCCGCCGACGAAGAAGCCCGCGCCGAGGTCGACGTTCTCAACTCGCGCCTCGAAAAGACCACCCAGTTGACCAAGAAGATCCAGGCTTGCTTGGGAAGACTAGAAGCTACAGGGAAGAGCGTTCGTGATGTCGCCGGACCTCTCAACGGCGAGACAAGAAGACTACAAATACTCGGCAATA ACATCGATTCCGTCATTGCAGCTATTGAACGTCTACGACAGCCAGCAGACAGCAAGAATGACGAAGAACAGATTATCCGAATGGGCCCCGACAAGGCCGGCCTCTCCAACTACCTTGGTTCAATCAAGCGTCTTAACAAGGCCCTCGACGACATGAAGGCCTCCAACCTTCGATCAACCCAACAGACCGTCGCCGAACTCCAGCGCCTGGTTAAACTCGGCAACTCCCAGCTCGAGAATGCTTTCGACAAACTATTACGAAGCGAAACACCAAGAATGATCGAACCACTACACTTCATCACGAAGAACAAGGCGTTCCCAGTGTTGTCACAAGACAAGTTCAACAAACTCGGCCTGATGAACTCATTTGTAAATCAGCAAACTGCAGGGGCTAATCCACCACAAGAATCACCAGTAGCAAAGATCTACGCCGAAATAAGATCGCAATACCTCTCTTCGTCACTAGTAAACATGGCCGcggccagcagcaacacggcaaagaagaagaacccaGACGCAATCTACCGGGCGGGCACCAACGGAATAGGCACCTACGCGCAGGCGATGGAGGGACTGTTCCTCTCTGAGTACGAAAACATCTGCAACATTTTCACGAGAGAAGACTGGGGTTCTGTCTTTCAAGCAACCTGCCAGCCGGCCCTGGTAGAGCTGGGAAGGACACTGCGAGAACTGAACGGTCACATCAAACAGCACATGAACACAGACTGCTACCTCGCCTACGAGATCGTCGAGATTATCTCAGCActctccaacaacctcgaggCCAAGACAGGCGAGCTCAAGAGCTCACTGGCCGCCTCTCTCAAACCAGTCCGGGAAACCGCCAAGTCTTCCCTTGCCGAGCTGTTGGAGGACACAAAGCGGCGGGTCAACTCTTTACAGACACTGCCCCAGGACGGCGCGCCAATACCAATCATTTCGGAAACCATGCAGAGACTACAGACAATGGTGGACTTTCTCCGCCCAATATCGAGCATTATGGTTTCGTTGGGAGATGGGAACTGGAAGTCTGTCAGCGCCTCGAGAAGCGGGGCAGTAGGGGACGCCATCCCTAGTCTTGCGTCTTTTGACGTCGGGGCCGATGGCAAGGAAATCTTTGCACACTACTGCATTGACACCATCGAagcgttgatgatgtcccTCGACGGCCGGGCACGGTTGATCCTCCAAAAGAAACCTGTCATGGGCGTCTTTTTAGCCAACagcgtcgtcatcatcgagaGGATGATTCTCCAATCCGACCTTggacccctcctccaaggcCGGTTGGGTGTACTTGAAGCCTGGAGAAAGAAGGCCACCTCGCTCTACATGGAAGCTTGCAAGGATGTGTCGGTGCATTTGTTCGACATGATCAAGACTGGACAAGGTGGCAGGTCGGGTGGTGGGAGACCGACGAGCGGGCAAGGGGCGGTGGATAGTGCCAGTATCatgaaggggttggggagcaaggacaaggcggagatcaaggagaagttTCAGTTGTTTAATGCTGGGTTTGAGGATATGGTGCAGAAGCACAAGAGTTATAgcatggagaaggaggtgagggggcAGTTTGCGAAGGACATGCAGAACATGATTGAGCCGCTGTACTGTCGGTTTTGGGACCGGTATCATGAGATTgacaaggggaagaagggagggCAGGGGAGGGTTAAGTGGGATAAAGGGGGGATTGCGGCTGTTTTTCAGGGGTTGTATTAG
- a CDS encoding hypothetical protein (EggNog:ENOG503NUMN; COG:E), with amino-acid sequence MVLIKLDPQAEMKGTDGAQAVGSSAVLHRHLSEDFLVLSKSEGNYLILEDGRRVFDASGGAAVSCIGYRNKRVADAAYRQILDAPYCSTVFYTTKVQEELCRFLVDSTGGQMARAYIVNSGKFFQAGSEAMEAAIKLARQYFIEVKPSQPQRTRFISRRQSYHGITLGALAMGGHMYRREKFEPLLMKNVSQVSPCNESRFKAPTKTNEEYVAELAQELDEEFRKVGPETVCAFVAEPIVGAAQGCVPSVPGYFKAMKAVCDKYGALLIFDEVMCGMGRSGTLHAWQQEGVVPDIQTIGKALGGGYQPIAGLLANHKVIDGIANGSSVFVHGHTYQGHPVCCAAALEVQRIIQEESLVANVASMGRLLSQGLKRRIGNHPNVADIRGRGLFWGIEFVSDKKSSTPFPEEVHVAMVISKLGLDPKYGINVYPGAGSADGRLGDHIIISPAFNIRKEDVEWIVETVGRLVDDYFATLQV; translated from the exons ATGGTGTTGATCAAGCTTGATCCCCAGGCCGAAATGAAAGGCACCGACGGAGCCCAGGCAGTCGGCAGCTCGGCTGTGTTGCACAGACACCTTTCCGAAGACTTCCTCGTCCTTTCCAAAAGCGAAGGCAACTACCTAATCCTCGAAGATGGTCGGCGTGTGTTCGATGCCTCCGGAGGCGCCGCAGTCAGCTGTATAGGCTATCGTAACAAGAGAGTGGCCGACGCTGCTTATCGGCAGATCCTTGATGCCCCGTACTGCAGTACCGTCTTCTACACCACCAAAGTACAGGAAGAGCTCTGTCGCTTCTTGGTCGATTCGACAGGAGGACAGATGGCGCGGGCCTACATCGTCAACTCAGGGAAGTTCTTTC AAGCAGGCTCCGAAGCAATGGAGGCGGCTATCAAGCTCGCGAGGCAATACTTTATCGAGGTCAAACCATCACAGCCGCAGAGGACTCGCTTTATCTCACGGAGACAGTCCTACCACGGCATCACCCTTGGGGCGTTGGCCATGGGTGGTCACATGTACAGACGCGAAAAGTTTGAACCACTCTTGATGAAAAACGTTTCCCAGGTCTCTCCATGCAACGAATCCCGGTTCAAAGCTCCCACAAAAACCAACGAGGAATATGTCGCGGAGCTGGCGCAAGAGCTCGATGAGGAGTTCCGGAAGGTTGGGCCCGAGACTGTCTGCGCTTTTGTTGCCGAGCCTATCGTCGGTGCA GCTCAAGGCTGTGTGCCGTCGGTCCCCGGATACTTCAAGGCTATGAAAGCCGTGTGTGACAAATATGGGGCACTTCTGATTTTCGACGAAGTGATGTGTGGCATGGGTCGCAGTGGTACCTTGCACGCATGGCAACAGGAGGGTGTCGTTCCAGATATCCAAACCATCGGAAAGgcgcttggtggtggctaTCAACCAATAGCTGGGCTGTTGGCCAACCACAAGGTCATTGATGGAATCGCGAACGGAAGCTC TGTATTCGTTCACGGTCACACCTACCAAGGCCATCCAGTTTGCTGTGCGGCTGCCCTCGAAGTCCAGCGCATCATCCAAGAAGAAAGCCTCGTGGCAAATGTCGCTAGCATGGGCCGCTTGCTATCTCAAGGGCTGAAAAGGCGTATTGGCAACCACCCGAACGTCGCTGATATTCGAGGTCGTGGTCTGTTCTGGGGGATCGAGTTTGTTTCGGACAAGAAAAGCTCGACACCATTCCCGGAAGAAGTTCATGTAGCCATGGTCATCAGCAAGCTTGGATTGGACCCCAAATATGGCATCAATGTATATCCTGGAGCAGGCTCGGCGGACGGGCGTCTGGGGGACCATATCATAATCTCGCCGGCCTTCAATATTCGGAAAGAGGATGTTGAGTGGATTGTGGAGACAGTTGGCAGGCTGGTAGACGACTACTTTGCAACGCTTCAAGTTTGA